From one Reyranella humidisoli genomic stretch:
- a CDS encoding SIR2 family NAD-dependent protein deacylase, with translation MDDAERLREMVHAAQRIVAFTGAGISTESGIPDFRSPGGIWTRYKPIYFDDFMASDEMRRESWHRKFATDETMLKAEPNAGHRALAKLVEQGRMSAIITQNVDGLHQRSGVPDSKVIELHGNTTYATCLDCGHRHELAPIRRAFLEKGEVPVCEKCDGIVKTATISFGQAMPEVPMLRAQEETLACDLFIVLGSSLVVYPAAGFPQMARRNGAKFVIVNREPTDQDADADLVIHKEIGPTLSRAIGVN, from the coding sequence ATGGATGACGCCGAACGCCTGCGCGAGATGGTCCATGCGGCCCAACGGATCGTGGCCTTCACCGGCGCGGGGATCTCGACCGAGTCGGGAATCCCCGACTTCCGCTCGCCCGGGGGAATCTGGACCCGCTACAAGCCGATCTACTTCGACGACTTCATGGCTTCCGACGAGATGCGCCGCGAGTCCTGGCACCGCAAGTTCGCCACCGACGAGACCATGCTGAAGGCCGAGCCCAATGCCGGTCATCGCGCGCTGGCCAAGCTGGTCGAGCAGGGGCGGATGAGCGCCATCATCACCCAGAACGTTGACGGGCTGCACCAGCGCTCGGGCGTGCCGGACTCGAAGGTCATCGAACTGCACGGCAACACGACCTATGCCACCTGTCTCGATTGCGGCCACCGGCACGAACTCGCCCCGATCCGCCGCGCCTTCCTCGAGAAGGGAGAGGTGCCGGTCTGCGAGAAGTGTGACGGGATCGTGAAGACCGCGACGATTTCCTTCGGTCAGGCGATGCCGGAAGTGCCGATGCTGCGTGCCCAGGAGGAGACTCTCGCCTGCGATCTTTTCATCGTGCTGGGCAGCTCGCTTGTGGTCTATCCGGCGGCCGGCTTCCCACAGATGGCGAGGCGCAACGGTGCGAAGTTCGTGATCGTGAACCGCGAGCCCACGGACCAGGACGCCGACGCCGATCTGGTCATTCACAAGGAGATCGGGCCGACGTTGAGCCGGGCGATCGGCGTCAATTGA
- a CDS encoding TAXI family TRAP transporter solute-binding subunit translates to MRINRRTALLGGLGAAALGAMPAAAQDITFFRIGTGATAGTYFPIGGLIANAISNPPGSRACADGGSCGVPGLVATSVASNGSVANANAIAAGTMQSGFVQSDVAYWAYTGTGIYEGRPKADGLRAIASLYPESFQLVARKGSGIKSVMDLKGKRLSLDEPGSGTLVDARQILAAYGLTEKDMKAEYLKTQQAADKLKDGTLDAFFSVSGWPNGAISELAVTTGIDLVPIAGPEADGLVKKFSFFATDAIPDDAYKNTPGVKTVSVNALWVTSIKQSEALIYAITAALWNANTRKLLDSGHAKGKVIRLEDSLQGLGIPLHPGAEKFYKEKGIIK, encoded by the coding sequence ATGCGGATCAATCGCAGGACTGCGCTGCTGGGAGGGCTGGGTGCCGCCGCCCTCGGCGCGATGCCTGCCGCGGCGCAGGACATCACCTTCTTCCGCATCGGCACCGGCGCGACGGCCGGGACCTATTTCCCGATCGGCGGCCTGATCGCCAACGCCATTTCGAACCCGCCGGGCTCCCGTGCCTGCGCCGATGGCGGCTCCTGCGGTGTGCCGGGCCTCGTCGCCACCTCGGTCGCCTCGAACGGCTCGGTCGCCAACGCCAATGCCATTGCCGCCGGCACGATGCAGTCGGGCTTCGTCCAGTCGGACGTCGCCTACTGGGCCTATACGGGCACCGGCATCTATGAGGGACGTCCCAAGGCGGATGGGCTGAGGGCGATCGCGAGCCTCTATCCGGAAAGCTTCCAGCTGGTCGCTCGCAAAGGCTCCGGCATCAAGTCGGTGATGGACCTGAAGGGCAAGCGTCTGTCGCTCGACGAGCCGGGGTCGGGGACCCTGGTCGATGCGCGGCAGATCCTGGCCGCTTACGGGCTCACCGAGAAGGACATGAAGGCAGAGTACCTGAAGACCCAGCAGGCGGCCGACAAGCTCAAGGACGGCACCCTCGATGCCTTTTTCAGCGTGAGTGGATGGCCGAACGGTGCAATCTCGGAATTGGCTGTGACGACCGGCATCGACCTCGTGCCGATTGCCGGGCCGGAGGCGGACGGACTGGTGAAGAAATTCAGCTTCTTCGCGACGGACGCGATACCCGACGACGCCTACAAGAACACGCCCGGCGTCAAAACGGTGAGCGTGAACGCCCTCTGGGTGACGTCGATCAAGCAGTCCGAGGCTCTGATCTATGCCATCACGGCGGCATTGTGGAACGCCAACACCCGCAAGCTCCTCGACTCGGGCCATGCCAAGGGCAAGGTCATCCGCCTGGAAGACTCGCTGCAGGGCCTGGGGATTCCGCTGCACCCGGGGGCGGAGAAATTCTACAAGGAAAAGGGCATCATCAAGTAA
- a CDS encoding SDR family oxidoreductase codes for MEMRLKGKTCVVTAAGQGIGAATARTFAREGARVWATDVDAGKLEALKGVEGIVTRKLDVLDKAAIGQLAAETGAVDVLFNCAGFVHHGSVLDATDEQWQFAFNLNVRSMFWTIQAFLPGMVAKGSGSIVNMSSAASSVKGAALRFIYGTTKAAVVGLTKSVAVDYVSKGVRCNAICPGTVQTPSLDERISALGGGADAKQFFLQRQPTGRFGAAEEIAALATYLASDESAFTTGTVNVIDGGWSV; via the coding sequence ATCGAAATGCGCTTGAAGGGCAAGACCTGCGTCGTCACGGCTGCGGGACAGGGGATCGGTGCGGCGACGGCACGGACGTTCGCGCGCGAAGGTGCCAGGGTGTGGGCGACCGACGTCGATGCCGGGAAGCTCGAAGCGCTGAAGGGCGTGGAAGGGATCGTCACGCGCAAGCTCGATGTGCTCGACAAGGCCGCCATCGGCCAGCTCGCGGCGGAGACCGGGGCGGTCGATGTCCTGTTCAACTGTGCGGGCTTCGTCCATCACGGCTCGGTGCTGGATGCAACCGACGAGCAGTGGCAGTTCGCCTTCAACCTCAACGTCCGCAGCATGTTCTGGACGATCCAGGCCTTCCTGCCGGGGATGGTGGCGAAGGGCTCCGGCTCGATCGTCAACATGTCGTCGGCGGCCTCCTCGGTGAAGGGCGCCGCGCTGCGCTTCATCTACGGTACGACCAAGGCCGCCGTCGTCGGTCTCACCAAGTCGGTGGCCGTCGACTACGTCTCCAAGGGCGTCCGCTGCAACGCGATCTGCCCCGGCACGGTCCAGACGCCATCGCTCGACGAGCGCATTTCGGCCCTGGGCGGCGGTGCCGACGCGAAGCAGTTCTTCCTGCAGCGCCAGCCCACCGGCCGGTTCGGCGCGGCCGAGGAGATCGCCGCCCTGGCGACCTATCTCGCCAGCGACGAATCGGCCTTCACGACCGGTACGGTGAACGTGATCGACGGCGGCTGGAGCGTCTGA
- the eda gene encoding bifunctional 4-hydroxy-2-oxoglutarate aldolase/2-dehydro-3-deoxy-phosphogluconate aldolase, translating to MDMAAIAALAPVIPVLTVESREIAVPLARALVKGGLSVLEVTLRTGAALECLKAIAEEVPEAVVGAGTVLNPDQLDRVQRAGARFAVSPGCTRELGLAARSSGLPFLPGVQTVSEAMTLAEQGFRFLKFFPADAAGGLTWLKAVSAPLADLRFCPTGGITPETAPAYLALPNVACVGGSWVAPRGAVATGDWQSAERLAATASALKRR from the coding sequence ATGGACATGGCGGCCATCGCCGCGCTGGCGCCGGTCATTCCGGTGCTCACGGTCGAGAGCCGCGAGATAGCCGTACCGCTCGCCCGCGCGCTGGTGAAGGGAGGCCTGTCGGTTCTCGAGGTGACGCTGCGAACGGGGGCGGCGCTCGAGTGCCTGAAGGCGATCGCGGAGGAGGTTCCGGAGGCGGTCGTCGGCGCAGGGACCGTGCTCAATCCCGACCAATTGGACCGGGTGCAGCGTGCCGGCGCCCGCTTCGCCGTAAGTCCGGGCTGCACGCGCGAACTCGGCCTGGCGGCGCGGTCGTCGGGCCTGCCGTTCCTGCCGGGGGTGCAGACCGTCTCGGAGGCGATGACGCTGGCGGAGCAGGGGTTTCGCTTCCTCAAGTTCTTTCCCGCGGACGCGGCCGGCGGTTTGACCTGGCTCAAGGCGGTCAGTGCGCCGCTCGCTGATCTTCGCTTCTGCCCGACCGGCGGGATCACGCCGGAGACGGCGCCGGCCTATCTGGCGCTGCCGAACGTGGCCTGTGTGGGCGGCTCGTGGGTCGCGCCGCGTGGCGCCGTGGCAACAGGTGACTGGCAAAGCGCCGAACGGCTGGCCGCCACGGCCTCGGCACTGAAACGCCGCTAG
- a CDS encoding YncE family protein → MNRLSFAALALSIVVGGTARADSVIILNSEEASYSILSRSTRTEVVRLPVGREPHHLILSPDGKEVLIGSTATNELLSLDIKTGERKRVIKDILDPYHLGFSPDGKWFVTAAYRLDHVDIYHADGFKLAGRIFIDGLPSHIAFDAESKTVFVTLQQSGRLAAFDLATQALKWNVPVGNAPAGVVMLPDNKRLLVALTGEDNIVVVDPKDGAVKSSLQTGKGAHNFFPKGDGRHYFLSNRVEGTVSLIDTKDEPKVVGSVRIPGGPDCMDITPDGRELWVTQRFLRRVAIVDIETLKLVASIPVGKSPHGVFMLKSTATVAGAPVRAASTAGERR, encoded by the coding sequence ATGAATAGGCTGTCGTTCGCAGCGTTGGCGCTTTCGATCGTGGTAGGCGGAACAGCGCGAGCCGATTCCGTAATCATTCTCAATTCCGAGGAAGCGTCCTACAGCATCCTGAGCCGCAGCACGCGGACCGAGGTCGTTCGTCTGCCGGTCGGCCGGGAGCCGCATCACCTGATCCTGTCCCCGGACGGCAAGGAAGTGCTGATCGGCTCGACGGCGACAAACGAACTCCTCAGCCTCGACATCAAGACCGGCGAGCGCAAGCGGGTCATCAAGGACATCCTCGACCCCTACCATCTGGGCTTCAGTCCCGACGGCAAATGGTTCGTCACGGCGGCCTACCGGCTCGATCATGTCGACATATACCACGCGGACGGCTTCAAGCTGGCCGGCCGGATCTTCATCGACGGCCTGCCGAGCCACATCGCCTTCGACGCCGAGTCCAAGACGGTCTTCGTGACCCTGCAGCAGAGCGGACGGCTCGCTGCCTTCGATCTGGCGACCCAGGCGCTCAAGTGGAACGTGCCGGTCGGCAATGCGCCGGCGGGCGTCGTCATGCTTCCGGACAACAAGCGCCTGCTGGTGGCACTCACGGGTGAGGACAACATCGTCGTCGTCGACCCGAAGGACGGCGCGGTCAAGAGCAGCCTGCAGACCGGCAAGGGTGCGCACAACTTCTTCCCGAAGGGCGACGGCCGGCATTACTTCCTCAGCAACCGGGTCGAGGGGACTGTTTCCCTGATCGACACCAAGGATGAGCCGAAGGTCGTGGGCAGCGTCCGGATCCCGGGCGGTCCGGACTGCATGGACATCACCCCGGACGGACGGGAGCTCTGGGTCACCCAGCGCTTCCTGCGCCGCGTCGCGATCGTCGACATCGAGACGCTTAAGCTCGTCGCCAGCATTCCCGTGGGCAAGTCGCCACACGGCGTCTTCATGCTGAAATCCACGGCGACCGTCGCGGGCGCGCCGGTCCGCGCGGCGTCGACGGCGGGCGAACGCAGGTAG
- a CDS encoding sterol desaturase family protein: protein MRELIDLWVNVQAWLFETLVSPVLFHFGLMAWYEPGYSAVEFVMLGLVQIAVIAIGMRFFERRWPLEKSGEDDRLIMVDRVYTVLNKLGIVPLAIFILTYPVVQEIELTVRTWGYMPPRLERLLPWIGDNDLLSFLVYFVLYDFAAYWLHRGQHAFGWWWALHSLHHSQRRMTVWTDDRNHVIDDLIVTLALVLFSQFVGVQPGEYVVILMVGRLVESWSHANVDMSFGWLGERLLVGPRFHRLHHALSTPTERHIQDHNFAPVFPIWDILFGTAIYDEKHRPTGVDDAAADADNGRGWFAQQATVFGRFVRALLPRFSRRASAR from the coding sequence GTGCGCGAGCTGATCGACCTCTGGGTCAACGTCCAGGCCTGGCTGTTCGAGACCCTCGTCAGTCCCGTCCTTTTTCATTTCGGCCTCATGGCCTGGTACGAGCCGGGCTACAGCGCCGTCGAGTTCGTCATGCTGGGCCTCGTCCAGATCGCCGTGATCGCGATCGGCATGCGCTTCTTCGAGCGCCGCTGGCCGCTCGAGAAGTCGGGCGAGGACGACAGGCTCATCATGGTCGACCGCGTCTACACGGTGCTGAACAAGCTTGGCATCGTCCCGCTTGCCATCTTCATCCTGACCTACCCGGTGGTGCAGGAGATCGAACTGACGGTGCGGACGTGGGGCTACATGCCGCCGCGCCTGGAGCGCCTGCTGCCCTGGATCGGGGACAACGACCTGCTCTCGTTCCTCGTCTATTTCGTGCTCTACGACTTTGCGGCCTACTGGCTTCACCGGGGACAGCACGCCTTCGGATGGTGGTGGGCGCTGCACAGCCTGCACCACAGCCAGCGACGCATGACGGTATGGACCGACGACCGAAACCACGTGATCGACGACCTGATCGTCACGCTGGCGCTCGTGCTGTTCTCGCAGTTCGTGGGCGTCCAGCCGGGCGAATACGTAGTGATCCTGATGGTCGGCCGGCTGGTCGAGAGCTGGTCGCACGCCAACGTCGACATGTCGTTCGGCTGGCTGGGCGAGCGGCTGCTGGTCGGTCCACGCTTCCACCGCCTGCACCATGCCCTGTCGACGCCGACCGAGCGGCACATCCAGGACCACAATTTCGCGCCGGTGTTCCCGATCTGGGACATTCTGTTCGGCACGGCGATCTACGATGAGAAGCACCGGCCGACCGGCGTCGACGATGCCGCCGCCGATGCCGACAACGGTCGCGGCTGGTTTGCCCAGCAGGCGACGGTGTTCGGTCGCTTCGTGCGGGCGCTGCTGCCCCGGTTCAGCCGGCGCGCGTCAGCACGCTGA
- a CDS encoding sugar kinase — MAPSPDIVCLGEPLIEFNRPKEGDGRTWLQGFGGDSQNVAIAAARQGASTGYLTGVGQDWMGDAFLDLWKSEGVDASRVTRHPTAPTGVSFVTHSAAGHKFDYLRKNSAASLMTPDTLAADYIAGARVFHLSAIGQAISDSARATCDAAITVAKTSGVKVSYDTNLRLRLWDLDVARKVIDATIARCDIALPSLDDSQQLTGLQEPEAIAAYYLGLGAPLVALKLGSEGSLIATRQRQVRIRPYKVEAVDATGAGDTFDGAFLTRLLAGDDPETAARYANVAAALSTTGYGAVTPMPHKSDVLSVLTRAG; from the coding sequence ATGGCACCCTCCCCCGACATCGTCTGCCTCGGCGAACCCCTGATCGAATTCAACCGCCCGAAGGAAGGCGACGGCCGCACATGGCTGCAGGGCTTCGGCGGAGACTCCCAGAACGTAGCGATCGCGGCGGCGCGTCAGGGCGCCTCGACCGGCTACCTGACCGGCGTCGGCCAGGACTGGATGGGCGACGCGTTTCTCGACCTCTGGAAGAGCGAGGGCGTGGATGCTTCGAGGGTCACGCGCCACCCGACGGCGCCGACCGGCGTCAGCTTCGTCACGCACAGCGCGGCCGGCCACAAGTTCGACTATCTGCGCAAGAATTCCGCGGCTTCGCTGATGACGCCGGACACACTCGCCGCCGACTACATCGCCGGCGCCAGAGTGTTCCACCTGTCCGCCATCGGGCAGGCGATCAGCGACAGTGCCCGCGCGACCTGCGATGCCGCCATCACTGTTGCGAAGACGTCAGGCGTGAAGGTGTCCTACGACACCAACCTGCGGCTCCGCCTCTGGGACCTCGACGTCGCGCGGAAGGTGATCGACGCTACCATCGCGCGTTGCGACATCGCTCTCCCCAGTCTCGACGATTCCCAGCAGCTCACCGGGTTGCAGGAGCCCGAGGCGATCGCCGCCTACTATCTCGGTCTCGGCGCGCCGCTGGTGGCGCTGAAGTTGGGCTCGGAAGGCTCGCTGATCGCCACGCGCCAGCGCCAGGTCCGCATCCGGCCGTACAAGGTCGAGGCGGTCGACGCCACGGGGGCGGGCGACACGTTCGACGGCGCGTTCCTGACCCGCCTGCTGGCCGGCGACGATCCGGAGACCGCAGCGCGCTATGCCAATGTCGCGGCGGCGCTGTCGACCACGGGCTACGGCGCCGTGACGCCGATGCCGCACAAGTCGGACGTGCTCAGCGTGCTGACGCGCGCCGGCTGA
- a CDS encoding IlvD/Edd family dehydratase, translated as MAKKKNGNGGKRPLRSREWFDAKGDPTMAALYLERYMNFGLTLAELRSGRPIIGIAQTGSDLSPCNRHHLDLATRVRDGIRDAGGIPIEFPVHPIQETGKRPTAALDRNLAYLSLVECLYGYFFDGVVLTTGCDKTTPAMIMGAATVDIPAIVLSGGPMLDGHFAGGLAGSGTIVWYARQELAAGRIDMEQFIEMVASSAPSVGHCNTMGTALSMNSMAEALGMSLPGCAAIPGPYKERGQMAYETGKRIVDMVWEDLKPSDILTRKAFENAIVAASALGASTNCPPHVNAIARHIGVKLENKDWDRVGYDIPLLVNCMPAGKYLGEAFHRAGGVPTVMKELLDRKKIHGDALTVSGKTMAQNLRHAIKADGEVIKTYDKPMLDQAGFAVLGGNLFDSAIMKTSVISAEFREKYLERKGDRDAFEGTAIVFEGPEDYHHRINDPKLPIDENSILVIRNAGPVGYPGAAEVVNMLPPDRLVKGGILLLPCIGDGRQSGTSASPSILNASPEAAVGGWLALLETGDRVRVDIGRRTANIMITAKELAKRKKAWKPNVVPSQTPWQELQRKFVGQLASGACLDFAVNYQKIAKTKGVPRHSH; from the coding sequence ATGGCCAAGAAGAAGAACGGCAACGGCGGCAAGCGCCCGTTGCGCAGCCGCGAATGGTTCGACGCCAAGGGCGACCCGACGATGGCTGCGCTCTATCTTGAGCGCTACATGAACTTCGGCCTGACGCTCGCCGAATTGCGCAGCGGCCGCCCGATCATCGGCATCGCCCAGACCGGCAGCGACCTGTCGCCCTGCAACCGCCACCATCTCGACCTGGCCACGCGCGTGCGCGACGGCATCCGCGATGCCGGCGGCATCCCTATCGAATTTCCCGTTCATCCGATTCAGGAAACCGGCAAGCGCCCGACGGCGGCGCTCGACCGTAACCTTGCCTATCTCAGCCTCGTCGAGTGCCTCTACGGCTATTTCTTCGACGGTGTCGTGCTGACGACCGGATGCGACAAGACCACGCCGGCGATGATCATGGGCGCGGCCACCGTGGACATTCCGGCGATCGTGCTCTCGGGCGGGCCGATGCTGGATGGCCATTTCGCCGGCGGCCTCGCGGGCTCGGGCACCATCGTCTGGTATGCGCGCCAGGAACTGGCGGCGGGCCGCATCGACATGGAGCAGTTCATCGAGATGGTGGCGTCGAGCGCGCCCAGCGTCGGTCATTGCAACACGATGGGCACGGCGCTCTCCATGAACAGCATGGCGGAAGCGCTCGGCATGTCGTTGCCGGGCTGCGCGGCGATCCCCGGCCCGTACAAGGAGCGGGGCCAGATGGCCTACGAGACGGGCAAGCGCATTGTCGACATGGTTTGGGAAGACCTGAAGCCGTCCGACATCCTGACGCGCAAGGCCTTCGAGAATGCCATCGTGGCGGCGAGCGCTCTGGGCGCCTCGACCAATTGCCCGCCGCACGTCAACGCCATCGCGCGCCATATCGGCGTGAAGCTCGAGAACAAGGACTGGGACAGGGTCGGCTACGATATCCCGCTGCTGGTGAACTGCATGCCCGCCGGCAAGTATCTCGGCGAGGCTTTCCATCGTGCCGGCGGCGTGCCGACCGTGATGAAGGAGCTCCTGGATCGCAAGAAGATCCATGGCGATGCGTTGACCGTCTCGGGCAAGACCATGGCGCAGAACCTGCGCCATGCGATCAAGGCCGATGGCGAGGTGATCAAGACCTACGACAAGCCAATGCTCGACCAGGCAGGCTTCGCGGTTCTGGGCGGCAACCTGTTCGATTCCGCGATCATGAAGACCTCAGTGATCTCGGCTGAATTCCGCGAGAAGTATCTCGAGCGCAAGGGAGACCGGGACGCCTTCGAGGGTACCGCGATCGTGTTCGAGGGGCCGGAGGACTACCACCACCGCATCAACGACCCGAAGCTGCCGATCGACGAGAACAGCATTCTGGTCATCCGCAATGCCGGCCCCGTCGGCTATCCCGGCGCCGCAGAGGTCGTGAACATGCTGCCGCCGGACCGGCTGGTGAAGGGCGGCATCCTGCTGCTGCCGTGTATTGGCGACGGCCGCCAGAGTGGCACCTCGGCCAGCCCGTCGATCCTGAACGCCTCGCCGGAAGCGGCCGTGGGGGGCTGGCTCGCATTGCTGGAGACGGGTGACAGGGTCCGGGTCGATATCGGCAGGCGTACGGCGAACATCATGATCACGGCCAAGGAACTGGCGAAGCGCAAGAAGGCGTGGAAGCCCAACGTCGTGCCCAGCCAGACTCCATGGCAGGAGCTGCAGCGCAAGTTCGTCGGCCAGCTCGCCAGCGGCGCCTGCCTCGACTTTGCGGTGAATTATCAGAAGATCGCGAAGACGAAGGGCGTCCCGCGGCACTCGCACTGA
- a CDS encoding SDR family oxidoreductase, producing MFKTDLFKGKRFLITGGGTGLGRMMLEKFVELGADCVICGRRGSVLEETAKQVMEKNPGRRVDFHSVDIRVATAVEEMIDQIWATGPLDGLVNNAAGNFISQTKDLSPRAFDAIANIVLHGTFYMTNACGKRWIAEQRKASVLSILTTWVWTGSPFVVPSAMSKAGVAVMTQSLAVEWARHGIRLNAIAPGPFPTEGAWARLNPLQEGNDSRYNTRNPMGRVGRPSELANMAAFLMSEEVEYINGEVIAIDGAMGIMGNGTFSNMMSYSEQDWVRIREQIQSTNAADKVKRS from the coding sequence ATGTTCAAGACCGACCTGTTCAAGGGCAAGCGATTTCTCATCACCGGCGGCGGTACGGGCCTCGGTCGCATGATGCTGGAGAAGTTCGTCGAGCTGGGTGCAGACTGTGTGATATGCGGCCGCCGCGGCAGTGTCCTCGAAGAGACGGCCAAGCAAGTGATGGAGAAGAACCCCGGGCGCCGGGTGGATTTCCATTCGGTCGACATCCGCGTGGCCACCGCAGTGGAGGAGATGATCGATCAGATCTGGGCCACCGGGCCGCTCGACGGTCTGGTGAACAATGCCGCCGGCAACTTCATCTCCCAGACCAAGGACCTCAGCCCCCGCGCTTTCGACGCCATCGCCAACATCGTCTTGCACGGCACGTTCTACATGACGAATGCCTGCGGCAAGCGCTGGATCGCCGAGCAGCGCAAGGCGAGTGTCCTCAGCATCCTCACGACCTGGGTATGGACCGGCAGCCCCTTCGTCGTGCCGTCCGCCATGTCGAAGGCCGGCGTCGCCGTCATGACCCAGAGCCTGGCCGTCGAATGGGCACGCCATGGCATCCGTCTGAACGCGATCGCGCCGGGCCCCTTCCCGACCGAAGGTGCCTGGGCACGGCTCAATCCGCTGCAGGAAGGTAACGACTCGCGCTACAACACGCGCAACCCGATGGGTCGCGTCGGCCGGCCCAGCGAGCTCGCCAACATGGCGGCCTTCCTGATGAGCGAGGAGGTCGAGTACATCAACGGCGAGGTCATCGCGATCGACGGCGCCATGGGCATCATGGGCAACGGCACGTTCTCCAACATGATGTCCTACAGCGAGCAGGACTGGGTTCGCATTCGCGAACAGATCCAGTCGACCAACGCCGCCGACAAGGTCAAGCGCAGCTAG
- a CDS encoding cold-shock protein: MTTHLGETSGDVGTVELRGKVKWFNAVKGFGFLALDSDNSDAFLHVTTLRQSGHEDLKPGATVVCAGVRGPKGWQVMRVIEVDSSTAVATTAKPPPIPDGIAMGDYITALVKWYNNERGYGFVTREAADGDIFVHAAVLRRHGMESLAPGQKVMIRIAEGQKGLQVVEIRGA; the protein is encoded by the coding sequence ATGACGACCCATCTGGGAGAGACGAGCGGGGACGTCGGTACGGTTGAGCTGCGTGGTAAGGTCAAGTGGTTCAACGCCGTCAAGGGTTTTGGGTTCTTGGCCCTCGACAGTGATAACAGCGACGCGTTCCTGCATGTAACGACGCTACGCCAATCCGGGCATGAGGATCTCAAGCCCGGTGCAACCGTAGTGTGCGCCGGTGTCCGCGGCCCGAAGGGTTGGCAGGTCATGAGGGTCATAGAGGTCGATTCGTCGACCGCCGTTGCCACGACTGCAAAGCCGCCGCCCATTCCAGACGGCATCGCAATGGGCGACTACATCACCGCTTTGGTGAAATGGTACAATAACGAGCGCGGCTATGGCTTCGTCACGCGCGAGGCGGCCGACGGCGACATCTTCGTGCATGCCGCCGTTCTGCGGCGGCATGGAATGGAATCGCTGGCGCCGGGCCAGAAGGTGATGATCCGCATCGCCGAAGGCCAGAAAGGCCTTCAGGTCGTCGAGATCCGCGGCGCCTAA
- a CDS encoding ABC transporter substrate-binding protein — MPFVTRLIAVLALCCLALPASAQDKVRILLDWFVNPDHAALVIAKQRGLFGKQGLDVELIAPADPNAPPKLVAAGQADYALSYQPTLQMLAAEGLPLVRVGVLVAQPLNSLVALEDSPVKTIADFKGRKIGFSVSGFEEAVLGAMLESAGLTLKDVTLVNVNFALTTALMSRQVDGVIGAFRNFELNDLELNKAKGRMWLVEKHGVPAYDELVILAKRETVDAARTKKLLAALAEATTWLTANPTEAWASFSKYGKDLDNDLNRMAWKDTVPLLAPDPAALDRARYATFAEFLVKRGLIRQAPPLDSYLREIK, encoded by the coding sequence ATGCCCTTCGTGACCCGACTGATCGCCGTACTCGCTTTGTGTTGCCTGGCCCTTCCGGCCAGCGCGCAGGACAAGGTACGGATCCTGCTCGACTGGTTCGTCAATCCAGACCATGCCGCTCTGGTTATCGCCAAGCAGCGCGGCCTGTTCGGGAAGCAGGGCCTCGACGTCGAGCTGATCGCGCCGGCCGATCCCAACGCGCCGCCCAAGCTGGTCGCCGCCGGCCAGGCCGACTATGCCCTCTCCTATCAGCCGACACTGCAGATGCTGGCAGCCGAAGGGTTGCCGCTGGTGCGCGTCGGCGTGCTGGTGGCCCAGCCGCTCAACTCGCTGGTCGCGCTAGAGGACTCACCCGTGAAGACCATCGCCGACTTCAAGGGCCGCAAGATCGGCTTCTCGGTCTCGGGGTTCGAGGAGGCCGTGCTGGGGGCGATGCTGGAAAGCGCGGGCCTCACGCTCAAGGACGTGACCCTGGTAAACGTCAACTTCGCGCTCACCACCGCGCTGATGAGCCGACAGGTCGATGGCGTCATCGGCGCCTTCCGTAATTTCGAGCTGAACGACCTCGAACTGAACAAGGCAAAGGGCCGGATGTGGCTGGTCGAGAAGCACGGCGTGCCGGCCTATGACGAGCTGGTGATCCTGGCCAAGCGCGAGACCGTCGACGCCGCCCGCACGAAGAAGCTTCTCGCGGCGCTCGCCGAAGCCACCACCTGGCTGACGGCCAATCCCACAGAAGCCTGGGCCAGCTTCTCGAAGTACGGCAAGGATCTCGACAACGATCTCAACCGGATGGCGTGGAAGGATACGGTACCGCTGCTGGCTCCGGATCCCGCCGCGCTCGATCGCGCGCGCTACGCCACCTTTGCCGAGTTTCTCGTGAAGCGCGGTCTGATCAGGCAGGCGCCTCCGCTCGACAGCTACCTGCGCGAAATCAAGTAG